A window of Arcobacter acticola genomic DNA:
ATAGATTTAATATGATTTGCACTTAATCCATCTCTTAGGGCATTAATAATTGGAATTCCTCCAGCAACTGCTGCTTCAAATTCAAAAGGAATGTCACCTGCAAGTTCTTGAAGTTCATATCTATGATATGCTAATAAAGCTTTATTAGCAGTAACCACAGCTTTACCTTTTAATAAAGCTTTTCTTACTATTTCATTTGGTTTATCAATTCCACCCATTAACTCAACAACAACATCAATTGAATCATCATTTAATACATCATCAATATTATCACTTAATTTAATATCAACATTTCTAGTTTTATGTAAGTTTGAAACTACTCCAATGGTTGGTACAATCTCAATTCCAGCACGTGCGGTTATAATATTTTTATTATCTCTTAAAATATTAGCAACACTTGCTCCAACTGTACCAACTCCAATAATTCCAACTTTTAACATAGTATATTCCTATTTTTCTAATGATTTTAAATATTTCTTTATATTTTTTGCAGCTTGTCTAATTCTTTTTTCATTTTCAATTAATGCAATTCTTACATACTGGTCACCATAGTTACCAAATCCAATTCCAGGACTTACTGCAACTTGTGCTTGTGTAAGTAATTGTTTTGAGAATTCCATACTTCCTAAATGTGCTGCACATTCTGGAATTTTTGCCCAAATAAACATAGATGCATTTGGCTTATTCATTTTCCAACCAGCTTCTGCAAATACTTCAAGCATTAAATCTCTTCTTTTTCTATATTTTTCAATATGTTCATCAACACAATCTTGTGGACCATCAAGTGCTACAGTTGCAGCAATTTGAATTGGAGTAAACATTCCATAATCTAACCATGATTTGATTCTTTTTAACGCACCAATTAGTTTTTCATTTCCAACAATACAACCAACTCTCCATCCTGCCATATTATAAGATTTACTTAATGTAAAACATTCTACTGCCACATCTAAAGCACCCTCAGCTTGGAAAATTGATGGAGTTTTATAACCATCAAAAGTAATATCAGCATAAGCAATATCTGAGATAATATAAAATCTCTCTTTTTTAGCCATTGCTACTAATTTTGTGTAAAATTCAGGTGTAACAGTAGCGCAAGTTGGGTTATGAGGGAAGTTTACGACTACAAATTTTACTTTTGGAATTGATTCATCAATTGTTTTTTGTAATCTTTGAAAAAATAAATCTTCATCAACTTTAAATACATCATCAAACACTAATTCAAATTTATGAACAGCTGCACCATTTAACATAAAAGCGTATGAGTGAATAGGATAAGTTGGATCTGGAACAACAGCCACGTCTCCCACATTTACAATAGCTTGAACTAAATGAACGTAACCTTCTTTAGAACCCATTGTTGCACATACATGTTTATTTGGATCTAAATAATCAACATCATATTTTCTTTTATACCAGTTAGAAATAGCAAGTCTTAATTTATAAATACCAGCACTTGCACTGTAACCATGATTTTTAGGTTTTGCAGCAGCTTCAATTAGTTTATCTGTGATATGTTGAGGAGCAGGACCATCAGGATTTCCCATAGAAAAGTCAATTACATCTTCACCTGCACGTCTTGCTTCCATTTTAATATTATTAACTTCAGCAAACACATAGTTTGGAAGTCTCTTCATTCTTTCAAATTCAATTTCTGGGAACATTCTTTACTCCTTAGTAATAGTAATCCCTCGCTTTAAATTAGCAAGAGAATATAAATCATCAATTTTAATATATTTAGTATTATTAGGCACACTAAGTCTTAGACTATTATGCAAACTATCTTCTTCATGAATTTCAATCATATTGAAATCACTGTCATAGAAAACTACACTTGGATACCAAGAATTACCTGCATTTGAATTTATAGAAATTCTTGAAGCATTTTCAATCATCACCATGTAAGGTTTTGATGGTTTTTTTAAAGATAATTGATTGTTTCCAACTAAATTTTCCGCTTTATAAATTGTAGAATTTCTCATATCAATTGAGTAATCCCATTTATAATTTCCCTCTCTTTTAATATCTACTATATTACAATTTATTGATTGTAACTCTTGAGATAATCTGAGAGGGCTTATGGCGGCTGCGGTTTTTACTTTGATAGTCCATTTAAAAGTATTATCAACAACTGTTTCATCTTGTGTTATGAAATATTGATGTCCTAAAACTTTTAATATATCAGTTAAATTTTTTATTGATTTTTTAGTATTACCTTGAATATTGAAAGTCACATCAATATTTTGAGTTGAACCAAAATTTAATTTTAATAAGCCATTATTTTCAAGCCCTTGAGTAAGTTTTGCATAATTTACATAACCATTTGAATAGTATTCATTTTGGTTACCAAACTGATGATTGATTAAATTTCTATGGGTATTATAATCTGAATACCCAAGTAAGTTTTGTATCTTTTCATTCAAGTCTGCATTTGCAAATACAGAAAGAGTAGCTATTAAAATAAATTTTTTTATCACGACTTTTCTTCTTTATTATCTTTTTAGGTTATATATTAAAATACCAGCTGCAACTGAAACATTTAATGAATCAAATTCATGTTCCATAGCAATAGATACTTTTAAATCAAGTTTTTTACTAACTTTTGGAGAAATTCCTGTTCCTTCACTTCCTAAAAATAGAGCTACTTTATCAGTTTTTTCAATTTTTCCATATTTTTTTAGGTCAACACCATCTGTTGTTGCACCAATTAGTGTAAAACCTGCATCTATTAATTCACTTGCTAAATCAACTGATCTTGGGTGAATTGCAAAAGGTAAATCAAGTAAAGCACCTGAACTTGTTCTTAGAATTCCTGAGTCATTAACTGTTTTAATATCAGCTGCTATTAAACCTTCAATTCCTAAAGAATAAGCAGTTCTAGCAATTGCTCCAATATTACCAACATCTGTTACACCATCTAAAACAAGAATAAAATTCATTTTCTTGAATTCTTTAATGTCTGTATATTCAGCATGTGTTAGTTTTAAAATGAAACCTTGGTGGTTTCCGCCTTTTGCTAATGCTTGAGCTTTTTGATTATCCACTTTATGGATTTTCTTATCAAGTTTTGCAAATCTTGTAAAAAGTTTTTTATCAATTTCTTTTGAAAGAAAAACTTCTTCTATTAAATGAGGGTGTTTATCAAGTACATAAAGTACAATTTGTTTTCCATATATTATCATAGGCGGATTATATCTAAATTATGTTAATAAAGTTCTTTGTTTTTTTATAAATTTTATAGCTTTAAATAAGCTACATTTTTAGGCTATAATTAATTTTAATAATAATTGGATGGAGGAAATTAATGCAAAATATAGAGAATGATTTTATTCGTGTATTAGACACTGATGATACTAATTTGTAAGATAGGATAAATAGTTTATTTTTTGAGCAAAATGCGCCTAAATTGGTACTTGGATTTATATCTCCTCATTTGAATTTTGAAGTGATTTCTAAAAAAATTAAATCAGTATTTCCCGATGAAACAAAAGTGGTTCTTACCACAACAGCAGGAGAACTTTGTACATTTGATTTAGATAAGAAAAAAGACTCTCTTTATCATGAAGCAAATGGATCTTGGCAAAATATAGTATTACAAAGTTTTAGTGAAGATATAATTGATAAAGTAGAAGTACTAACAATACCTTTATTTAGTGAAAATATTACAAGTCAAACAATTTCTCATGAAGAAAGAATAAGCAAAATAAAAAATGAAATATTACGATTAAATATTCCTTTTAAAATAAAGCATACAGATTGTTTTGCTTTGACTATTGTTGATGGATTATCAAATAGTGAGAGTTTTTTAACAGAAGCTGTTTATGAAAGTGGTAAATTACCTTGTTTATTAATAGGTGGTTCATCAGGTGGAAAGCTAGATTTTCAAGAGAGTTATATTTTTAATAATGAAGAAACGACAAGACACAAAGCTGTGATTATGTTGATAAAAATGAAAAAAAATATGAAGTATGGAGTTTTCAAATCTCAAAGTTGTGAAAAAACTGATTTAAACTTTATTGTTGCTCAATCAAATTTGTTAAATAGAAGTGTTCAAAGTGTACTTGATGTAAATGGAAATAAAATTATTAATATTGTAGATGTATTATGTGAATATCTAAATTGTAAGTTAGATGATTTATCTTCAAAACTTGTGGATTATAATTTTGCAATTGAAGTAAATAATGAACTTTATATTCGGTCTGTATCAAAGGTTGATATTGAAAATAGAAGCATTTCCTTTTTTTGTGATATTTCGTTTGGCGATATTTTATATTTAGTAAAAAACAAAGAGTTTGTTTCTCAAACACAAATTGATTATAGAAATTATTCATCAATGAAAAAACAAGAGCCAATAGGTGCAATATTAAATGATTGTATTTTAAGAAGATTATTTAATAGTGGAAATTTAAACTCTTTAAAAACATTTAATGACATTCCACTTGCTGGATATTCTACTTTTGGAGAGTTATTGGGACTTAATATCAATCAGACTTTAACAGCACTGTTTTTCTATAAAGTAGAAGATGACAATGAATATTATGATGATTATGTGGATAATTTTGTAGATAAATACTCATCATTTTATGGTTATTTTAAACAGCGTGAAATACATAAGTATCAGCTGCTATCAAGGGTTAGAACAACATTATTATCAAATCTTAAAAGTGCATTTCCCTTAATTCAAGATATGGTTAATATTTTAAACTTTGTTTATGAGAATACAAAAGAGGGAAATGTTGTAATAAATGATGTAACAAATAAATTTACTACTTTTACTCAAGAAATAATGGATAATGTTAATACAAATTCACAATTAGTAAATGATATGGAAGTTTTAACACAAAGTGCATCTGATATTAAAAAAGTCCTATCATCAATTTCAGGTATTGCAATTCAAACAAATCTTTTAGCACTAAATGCAGCAATTGAAGCATCAAGGGCAGGGGAGTTTGGAAATGGTTTTAAAGTTGTTGCTGATGAAGTAAAAAAATTAGCTGGAAAAACGCAAACGAGTTTAGGTGAAAGTAATGCCTCTGTAAAAATCACAATAAATAATATAAAAGAAATAAGTGAAAATATCACAAACAGTAGTAAAAAACTAAGTATAATTTCTACTGATATGGGCGATATAAATACTTCAATAGAACAAATATATACAAAATCAAAAGAGAGTAATAGTTTTATTGCAAATAAAAAAGAGAACTTTGATAGATTAATTTATAGTATATCTGCTATTGAAAATATTCAAAAACAGTTGGATATTTTGGAAAGAAACTTCTAGAAATTAATTTTCTAGAAGTTTTTGATATACATCTTTTATGGATTGCCCTGTCATTTTTGCTATTAATTTTGCTTTTATTTTAGGAGCTATATCTAGATTTTGGATGTCATTTAAATCTAGATTAAAACCAATTGTCTCTTTTGGTTTGATAACTACTACCCATTCACCTTTGATATTTATATCTTTAAATTTATTAAATAGATTTAAAGATGTATCTTTATAGCTATTTTGGTGTAGTTTTGTGATTTCTTTTGCTAAAAATATTGTTCTATTTGGATCTTTTATACTTAGTTCTTCAAGTAATTTTAGAAGTCTGTGTGGTGACTCATACAGTATTGATAATTTATCATCATTTAAAATATCATCAAGTTTTGAAGCACGACTTACTCCTTTATGGTCTAAAAATCCATAAAAAGAAAAAGTAGTAGTAGAAAATCCACTCATAGCATATGCTGTTAAAATAGCATTTGCACCTGGAAGTACATCATAAGGGATTTCATTTTTTATGCAATAATCTACAAGTGTAGCACCTGGATCACTAACACAAGGCATTCCTGCATCGCTTACGTAAACAACATTTTTAGAAAAAGTCTCTTTATCTAATGATTTTAATATTTTATCTTCATTATGAGAGTGAAAAGATTTGTATTCTTTGTTGGAAAAGTCTAGGTTATTTCTTTCTCCTAGTAGATTTAGAAGTTTTTTTGTGACTCTAGTATCTTCACAAAAAATAAGTTCCGCTTCAACAAGAATTCTTAAAGATCTTTGAGAAATATCTTCAAGATTTCCTATTGGAGTGGGAACTAAGCACAGCACAATAGAGTACTATTTAGCCATGTTATATTTGTTTTTGAATTTCTCAACTCTACCAGCAGCATCAACAAGTTTTTGCTCTCCAGTAAAGAATGGGTGACAAGAAGAACAAATATCAATTCTTAATGATTCAACATTTGACTTAGTTTGAAACTCGTTACCACATGCACAAGAAATTGTACAAACTTTATAATCTGGATGAATATCTTTTTTCATTCCATTTCCTTAATTGTAATTATTGTTAGATAAAAGGTCGAGTCTATTGCAAGCCCTTTACCTAACTCTTCGGGGCGCAATTATAGCAAAAAATACTTAATAATATCTGAATTTAAGTCTTCTATTATATTTGAAGTTTTATTCGTAAATTGTGACTTGTTAAAAGTATTTTGTCTTTTAGCAAGTTTAACTGTATTTGATGAAATTTTTTCTTCAAGTTCTTCTTTTGTAAGTTTACCATCTAAGTATTCAAGAGTTTCAACAATACCAATGGAAGCCATACAATTAGGCTTTCTTGTATAAGTTTTTTCTAAAAAAATCACTTCATCTATTAAGCCTGATTCAATCATGATTTTTGTTCTTTTTGCTATTCTTTTTTTTAATTCATCTTTTTCCCAAAGAATTTCAAATATTTTCAAATCTTTCGCAACGGGAATTTTAGGATTTTCTTCAAAATAAGAAGTAGGGCATAATCCTGTTTGTTTATAAATTGCATAAGCTTTTTCTATTCTATACCTGTCATTTCTTTCTATTTTTTGCATATACTCTTTATCTAAATTGTAAAGAAGTTCATAGGCTTCATCAATTGGTATGTCAAGTTTAGTTTTTGAATCTACACCTTGTGATAAGCCTTCTATTAGCGCTTTTAGGTAAAAACCTGTTCCACCTACAATAATAAGATTTTTATTTTCTAATAAACAGTATTCTTTAGTTCTTTTATAAAGTTCAATAAATTTAATAACATCAAACTCTTCATTTGGATAAACTTCATCAATTCCAAAATGAATAATATCTCCTCTTTCTTCAAGAGTAGGTTTTGCAGATGCAATTTCTATGTCTTTGTAAACACAAAGTGAATCAAGGGACAAGATAACAGAGTTTGTAATATGAGCTATTTGTAAAGATAAGGCAGTTTTTCCAGAGGCTGTTGAGCCAATGATTGCTATTTCTTTCATTTTTTAGTCTTTTGCTCTTTGCAATTTTCTAATTTTTTATTTAGTTCATTAATGTCTTTTTCTTTTTGAATTAGAGTTTTCATTAAATCATTTATGTCTTTTGAATTTGAATCTATAATATCTGTTTGGGCTTTTGAAGTACATCCACTTAATAAAAATATAGTGAATAGACTGATAATTAGTATTGAACTTTTTTTCATTTAACTCTTTCATAATATAAAATGTTTAAGATTATAACTAGAAAAAGGTTATATTAATATTTTTAATATTATCTTTGATACAATCCAATTTATGAATAATATTATTAAAAAACTAAATGATTTCAATGAACTAGTTATGTTCAAACACTCTATTTTTTCATTACCTTTTATATTTATAGCCATGGTAGTTTCATCAGGACAAGTAAATGGTAGTGCTTGGTTTGGTATGAAACTTTTTGTATTGGGAATATTTGCAGCTTTAACTGCACGTAATTTTGCAATGGGATTCAATAGATATATGGATAGAGACATAGATGCTTTAAATCCAAGAACAATAAATAGACCAAATGTAGATGGAAGAATTTCTGCATCTCAAATGCTTGTTTTTACCCTTGCTAATGCATTGGGTTTTATATTTGTGGCATATTTTATAAATGATTTAGCTTTACAATTATCTATTCCTATATTAATTATTATCGGGTCTTATTCTTATTTCAAAAGATTTTCTTATTTGGCTCACATAATTTTAGGAATTTCTTTAGCTTTAGCTCCAATTGCAGGAGTTGTAGCAGTTAGTGAAACTATACCTTTTTGGTCAATAGCCTTAAGTATTGGAGTTATGTTTTGGGTAGCTGGATTTGATTTACTTTATTCACTTCAAGATATTGATGTAGATAAAGAACTGGGACTTCATTCTATTCCTTCTAAATTTGGTGCAGAAAAAACAATGAAGATATCAAAAATATTTCATATGTTAACAATAGCTTTTTGGTTATTGTTTGCTATAACTTCAGGAAGTTCTTATTTTGCTTATCTTGCAGTAATAATTAGTGCTTTAATGTTATCTTATGAACATTATTTAGTAAATAAAGATTTTAGAAAAATCGATAGAGCTTTTTTTACAGTAAATGGGTATTTAGGAATAATTTTTTTAATTCTTATAATAATTGATAATATTTTTGTATAATCAATAAAAAATACCGAAAGTGAATGATGATATGACGACAAAACTAAAAGAAATAACTTTTTTGACAATTAAAAATCTAAAAAATAATGAGATTATTCTTCCAGGAGATTATTTAAAAGTTTTTGATCAAATTGCAAAAGAATTAAAATTAGACTTACAAGATAATCTTTTAATGGAAAAGGAATTAAGTTATAGCACAGATAAAATAAATAAAATTGTTGAAAAAACAAGTAAAAATTTAACACAGATGCATTCAAGTACGAAAAAAGCACAAAAAGCTATTTTGGATAAAGATGATGTTTCACTTTCTAGTATAAGTGATGAGATATCAGATATGCAAAAACAAATTAGTTTTTTACAAAAAGAGTTATTTTCAGATACTTTAACTCAAGCTTATAATAGAAAATGGTTTAATGATTCTTATTTAAAAGAAGAAAAATTTCCAGAAAATGGTAAGTTCGCTTTTCTTGATATTAATAAATTTAAAACAATAAATGATACCTATGGACATTTAATTGGAGATCAAGTATTAAAATATCTTGTGAAATTTTTACAATCACAATTAAATTATCCTTCAGTTCATATAATCAGATATGCAGGAGATGAGTTTATAATACTTTTTGGTGAAGATGTTATTAGTGAAATAAATGTTGAAGATAAAATGAAAGATGTTCAAGAAAAACTTTCAAATCAAAAATTAAAATCTGCAAAAATTGATAATTTACAATTTTCATTTTCTTATGGTCTCTTAGACTATAAAAAAGATGATAGTATTGTTGAGATATTAACAAAAGCAGATAAACTTATGTATGAGAATAAACAAAAAAGCAGATAAACCTTTTAAAATTAATATTAAGTTTATCTATGCTATTATTCCCATCCTAAAACAAACGCGTCTGTGGCTCAACTGGATAGAGCACTGGGTTTCGGCCCCGGCGGTTGTAGGTTCGAATCCTACCAGGCGTACCACTTAGAAGCCCGATTTAAGCATTGGTTCAGTGATTAAATCGGGCTTTTTGACTTTATATTAAAAATAAAAATCACAAATTAATACACATCAGAAAATAAATTACTGAGGTCTTAAAACTATGAAAACTAAAATATTATTAAATGGTGTTGGTCGTATTGGTAAAGCTATTTTAAAAATAATTCTTGAAAATAAAAACTTTGAAATAATTGCTATAAATGAAATAAATCCATATCTTGAAAATATTGTTTACTCTATAAATCATGATTCAACATATGGAAATATTTCTGATAAATTTAAAGTGATACAAAACAATTTTATTGAAAACTCAAACAATAAAATCAAAGTATTAAATCACAAAAATTTAAATGAAATTGATTTATCAAATATTGATATTATTATAGATGCAAGTGGAGTAAAAGAGGATATTAATCTTCTAAAAAATCTTCCAGTTAAAGCTATATTCCTAACACATCCAAGCTCACTTGCTGATATAAATATCATTTTAGGTGTAAATGAGCAAAATCTTGATGTAAACATTCACAAAATTATATCAACAAGTTCATGTAATGCAACAGCGCTACTTCCCGCCCTTAAAATCATAGATGATAAGTATGAAATCTTATGTGGTGATATAGTAACCATTCATCCACTTCTAAATCATCAAAGGGTTTTAGATGGTAACTTTGTTTCTAGTCAAACAAGAGATGTTGAATATAACTTTGAATTTGGAAGATCTTCGACTCAAAATATAATTCCAAATAAAACAACTACAATTAGTGCATGCTCTTATGTATTAGGCAAAATAAATCATGAACTTATTTCATCAAGTTCATTAAGAGTTCCTACTGATACAGTGGGTGTTATAAATGTAACTTTAATGACAAAAAAAGAGTGTTCAAAAGATGAGATTATAGAACTATTTGAGAAGTATGAGAAAAATCAGAAATTTCCAATTGTATTAAATAATTATGAACCACTTGTATCTAGTGATTTTAAAAAAGAGAATAAAACAACTATTATAGATCATAGATATACAGACGTTAAAAACAATCATATGATAAAAATTATAGTTTGGTATGACAATGAATGGGGATATGCATCAAAAGTAGTGGAGATTTTAGATTATTATAAGAGCATAAAAAAAGGGTGAGCCAGTAAAATAACTGTGTAAACTCACCCTTTTTTAATCTATCTAAAAAATATTAGATAAATTCAACACCTTTTTCACCCTCAGCTATATGACCAATCACATAACCATCTGTGTTTGCTAAAACTGCGTCAACATTTTGCTCACTTACTACTAAAACCATACCAACACCCATATTAAATGTTCTGTACATTTCTTCAAGTTCT
This region includes:
- a CDS encoding GGDEF domain-containing protein, whose protein sequence is MTTKLKEITFLTIKNLKNNEIILPGDYLKVFDQIAKELKLDLQDNLLMEKELSYSTDKINKIVEKTSKNLTQMHSSTKKAQKAILDKDDVSLSSISDEISDMQKQISFLQKELFSDTLTQAYNRKWFNDSYLKEEKFPENGKFAFLDINKFKTINDTYGHLIGDQVLKYLVKFLQSQLNYPSVHIIRYAGDEFIILFGEDVISEINVEDKMKDVQEKLSNQKLKSAKIDNLQFSFSYGLLDYKKDDSIVEILTKADKLMYENKQKSR
- the rpmE gene encoding 50S ribosomal protein L31; translated protein: MKKDIHPDYKVCTISCACGNEFQTKSNVESLRIDICSSCHPFFTGEQKLVDAAGRVEKFKNKYNMAK
- the miaA gene encoding tRNA (adenosine(37)-N6)-dimethylallyltransferase MiaA; amino-acid sequence: MKEIAIIGSTASGKTALSLQIAHITNSVILSLDSLCVYKDIEIASAKPTLEERGDIIHFGIDEVYPNEEFDVIKFIELYKRTKEYCLLENKNLIIVGGTGFYLKALIEGLSQGVDSKTKLDIPIDEAYELLYNLDKEYMQKIERNDRYRIEKAYAIYKQTGLCPTSYFEENPKIPVAKDLKIFEILWEKDELKKRIAKRTKIMIESGLIDEVIFLEKTYTRKPNCMASIGIVETLEYLDGKLTKEELEEKISSNTVKLAKRQNTFNKSQFTNKTSNIIEDLNSDIIKYFLL
- a CDS encoding LL-diaminopimelate aminotransferase, with amino-acid sequence MFPEIEFERMKRLPNYVFAEVNNIKMEARRAGEDVIDFSMGNPDGPAPQHITDKLIEAAAKPKNHGYSASAGIYKLRLAISNWYKRKYDVDYLDPNKHVCATMGSKEGYVHLVQAIVNVGDVAVVPDPTYPIHSYAFMLNGAAVHKFELVFDDVFKVDEDLFFQRLQKTIDESIPKVKFVVVNFPHNPTCATVTPEFYTKLVAMAKKERFYIISDIAYADITFDGYKTPSIFQAEGALDVAVECFTLSKSYNMAGWRVGCIVGNEKLIGALKRIKSWLDYGMFTPIQIAATVALDGPQDCVDEHIEKYRKRRDLMLEVFAEAGWKMNKPNASMFIWAKIPECAAHLGSMEFSKQLLTQAQVAVSPGIGFGNYGDQYVRIALIENEKRIRQAAKNIKKYLKSLEK
- the rsmI gene encoding 16S rRNA (cytidine(1402)-2'-O)-methyltransferase; the protein is MLCLVPTPIGNLEDISQRSLRILVEAELIFCEDTRVTKKLLNLLGERNNLDFSNKEYKSFHSHNEDKILKSLDKETFSKNVVYVSDAGMPCVSDPGATLVDYCIKNEIPYDVLPGANAILTAYAMSGFSTTTFSFYGFLDHKGVSRASKLDDILNDDKLSILYESPHRLLKLLEELSIKDPNRTIFLAKEITKLHQNSYKDTSLNLFNKFKDINIKGEWVVVIKPKETIGFNLDLNDIQNLDIAPKIKAKLIAKMTGQSIKDVYQKLLEN
- a CDS encoding aldehyde dehydrogenase — its product is MKTKILLNGVGRIGKAILKIILENKNFEIIAINEINPYLENIVYSINHDSTYGNISDKFKVIQNNFIENSNNKIKVLNHKNLNEIDLSNIDIIIDASGVKEDINLLKNLPVKAIFLTHPSSLADINIILGVNEQNLDVNIHKIISTSSCNATALLPALKIIDDKYEILCGDIVTIHPLLNHQRVLDGNFVSSQTRDVEYNFEFGRSSTQNIIPNKTTTISACSYVLGKINHELISSSSLRVPTDTVGVINVTLMTKKECSKDEIIELFEKYEKNQKFPIVLNNYEPLVSSDFKKENKTTIIDHRYTDVKNNHMIKIIVWYDNEWGYASKVVEILDYYKSIKKG
- a CDS encoding methyl-accepting chemotaxis protein, which produces MVLGFISPHLNFEVISKKIKSVFPDETKVVLTTTAGELCTFDLDKKKDSLYHEANGSWQNIVLQSFSEDIIDKVEVLTIPLFSENITSQTISHEERISKIKNEILRLNIPFKIKHTDCFALTIVDGLSNSESFLTEAVYESGKLPCLLIGGSSGGKLDFQESYIFNNEETTRHKAVIMLIKMKKNMKYGVFKSQSCEKTDLNFIVAQSNLLNRSVQSVLDVNGNKIINIVDVLCEYLNCKLDDLSSKLVDYNFAIEVNNELYIRSVSKVDIENRSISFFCDISFGDILYLVKNKEFVSQTQIDYRNYSSMKKQEPIGAILNDCILRRLFNSGNLNSLKTFNDIPLAGYSTFGELLGLNINQTLTALFFYKVEDDNEYYDDYVDNFVDKYSSFYGYFKQREIHKYQLLSRVRTTLLSNLKSAFPLIQDMVNILNFVYENTKEGNVVINDVTNKFTTFTQEIMDNVNTNSQLVNDMEVLTQSASDIKKVLSSISGIAIQTNLLALNAAIEASRAGEFGNGFKVVADEVKKLAGKTQTSLGESNASVKITINNIKEISENITNSSKKLSIISTDMGDINTSIEQIYTKSKESNSFIANKKENFDRLIYSISAIENIQKQLDILERNF
- the mqnP gene encoding menaquinone biosynthesis prenyltransferase MqnP produces the protein MNNIIKKLNDFNELVMFKHSIFSLPFIFIAMVVSSGQVNGSAWFGMKLFVLGIFAALTARNFAMGFNRYMDRDIDALNPRTINRPNVDGRISASQMLVFTLANALGFIFVAYFINDLALQLSIPILIIIGSYSYFKRFSYLAHIILGISLALAPIAGVVAVSETIPFWSIALSIGVMFWVAGFDLLYSLQDIDVDKELGLHSIPSKFGAEKTMKISKIFHMLTIAFWLLFAITSGSSYFAYLAVIISALMLSYEHYLVNKDFRKIDRAFFTVNGYLGIIFLILIIIDNIFV
- the rlmB gene encoding 23S rRNA (guanosine(2251)-2'-O)-methyltransferase RlmB, which codes for MIIYGKQIVLYVLDKHPHLIEEVFLSKEIDKKLFTRFAKLDKKIHKVDNQKAQALAKGGNHQGFILKLTHAEYTDIKEFKKMNFILVLDGVTDVGNIGAIARTAYSLGIEGLIAADIKTVNDSGILRTSSGALLDLPFAIHPRSVDLASELIDAGFTLIGATTDGVDLKKYGKIEKTDKVALFLGSEGTGISPKVSKKLDLKVSIAMEHEFDSLNVSVAAGILIYNLKR